One Pantoea trifolii genomic region harbors:
- a CDS encoding PfkB family carbohydrate kinase, giving the protein MLTPDDLQRLEGRLPVCVIGAAVVDVIADAYSLPHRGSDVELHQQGVNVGGCALNVAIALHRLGIPSINALPLGNGTWASIVRQKLTEYGIHSVLETAKGDNGWCLALVEPDGERTFLSVSGVENQWDAALLDTLPQPANRWIYLSGYQLTSKSGDVMIDWLEQQSQPYQLLVDFGPRLADIGDAQFERIMARRPLITVNRQEAELLWHERLNQTEPFDAHQLMSRWQQRFGGAMVVRLDSEGAGFVDANTQGWIPALPTKVVDTIGAGDSHAGGLLAGLASGWLLGESVALGNAVASYVVSQRGGDCAPDRATLTAYWQQRLTPQ; this is encoded by the coding sequence TACTCGTTGCCACATCGTGGCAGCGATGTTGAGCTCCACCAGCAGGGTGTCAACGTGGGCGGCTGTGCGCTGAACGTGGCGATTGCGCTGCACCGGCTTGGCATCCCGTCCATCAACGCGCTACCGCTCGGTAACGGCACCTGGGCGAGCATTGTGCGGCAGAAGTTGACGGAATATGGCATTCACAGCGTGCTGGAAACCGCGAAGGGCGATAACGGCTGGTGTTTAGCGTTGGTGGAACCCGATGGCGAGCGCACATTTCTGTCAGTGAGCGGCGTTGAAAATCAGTGGGATGCAGCACTGCTCGATACGCTGCCGCAGCCGGCTAATCGCTGGATCTACCTTTCCGGCTATCAGCTCACCAGCAAAAGCGGTGATGTGATGATCGACTGGCTGGAGCAGCAAAGCCAGCCGTATCAATTGTTAGTGGATTTCGGTCCACGTCTGGCGGATATCGGCGATGCGCAGTTTGAACGCATTATGGCGCGCCGTCCACTGATTACAGTGAACAGACAGGAAGCCGAACTGCTGTGGCATGAACGTTTGAATCAAACAGAACCCTTTGATGCACATCAGTTAATGTCGCGCTGGCAGCAGCGCTTTGGTGGCGCGATGGTAGTGCGACTCGATAGCGAAGGTGCCGGCTTCGTTGACGCGAATACGCAAGGTTGGATACCGGCATTGCCGACAAAAGTGGTCGATACCATCGGCGCAGGCGACAGCCACGCGGGCGGATTATTGGCGGGATTGGCGTCGGGTTGGTTGCTGGGTGAAAGCGTTGCGCTGGGCAATGCGGTGGCGTCTTATGTGGTGTCACAGCGCGGCGGGGATTGCGCGCCCGATCGCGCCACATTAACGGCTTATTGGCAGCAGCGCCTTACTCCGCAATAA
- a CDS encoding GntR family transcriptional regulator, translated as MTDQTALFSRLTSTLADESRTPLYKRFATAIKDAVRDGVLVHEEILPSERDFSQSLSISRITVRKAMDALEKEGVVLRSRGYGTQICSQFEYSLKEPKGLSQQAVLRGKKPDTVWINKSKIHCDAEIAEKLGLSKGSEVYLLKRIRYVDQQAVSVEESWVPACYIPDADQIGISLYDYFHQQQILPVKSQSRVSARMPDEALQLQIALPDNVPVLVIKQLALDAQGNPLEYSISYCRSDMYVFIAE; from the coding sequence ATGACCGATCAAACTGCACTATTTTCGCGGCTGACTTCTACCCTTGCCGATGAAAGCCGCACGCCGCTGTACAAACGCTTTGCCACTGCCATTAAAGATGCGGTGCGCGATGGCGTGTTAGTGCATGAAGAGATCCTGCCAAGTGAGCGTGACTTCAGCCAGTCACTGAGCATTTCGCGTATCACCGTGCGTAAAGCCATGGATGCGCTGGAAAAAGAGGGCGTGGTGTTGCGTTCTCGTGGCTACGGCACGCAGATCTGCAGCCAGTTTGAGTATTCGCTTAAAGAACCGAAAGGCTTGTCGCAACAAGCGGTATTGCGCGGTAAAAAGCCCGACACCGTGTGGATTAACAAAAGCAAAATCCATTGCGACGCAGAAATCGCCGAAAAGCTCGGGTTGAGTAAAGGCAGCGAGGTTTATTTACTGAAGCGTATTCGCTATGTCGATCAGCAAGCGGTGTCGGTGGAAGAATCCTGGGTGCCGGCGTGCTATATCCCCGATGCAGATCAGATTGGGATTTCGCTTTACGACTATTTCCATCAGCAGCAAATTCTGCCGGTTAAGTCACAAAGCAGAGTAAGTGCTCGCATGCCAGATGAGGCGCTCCAGCTGCAGATCGCCCTACCCGACAACGTGCCTGTTTTGGTGATCAAGCAGCTGGCGTTAGATGCGCAGGGCAATCCGCTGGAATACAGCATTAGCTACTGTCGTAGCGATATGTATGTGTTTATTGCGGAGTAA